A single genomic interval of Spinacia oleracea cultivar Varoflay chromosome 6, BTI_SOV_V1, whole genome shotgun sequence harbors:
- the LOC110781708 gene encoding uncharacterized protein has translation MREQFYPYSLQLQMEPEFIKLSQGKRNVLEYAVKFNELARFSPNLVTTDRQRMNRFEGGLNIEIRDRLSSSRISTFQELYDRAINVERIIKLREETYGKRKGNFEENQTNNKKQNVSYQGGNNENQNFKKNRGCAKCGRWNHTEKECRIGTRDCFKCGIKDHQIRDCPQIHREQGDRRNDVNKGNGGTTNFNRNPSRGPTSNGRVFLMQGKDDDANDNDDFASME, from the coding sequence ATGCGGGAACAGTTTTATCCCTATTCACTGCAACTGCAAATGGAACCAGAATTTATCAAATTGAGTCAAGGAAAGAGGAATGTTCTAGAATATGCAGTGAAATTCAATGAGCTTGCTCGATTTTCCCCTAACCTGGTGACTACTGATAGGCAAAGGATGAATCGATTTGAAGGAGGATTAAACATTGAGATCCGTGATCGTCTCTCGAGTTCTAGAATTTCCACTTTCCAAGAGTTGTATGATCGAGCAATTAACGTCGAAAGAATTATCAAGCTTCGAGAAGAAACATATGGAAAACGAAAAGGAAACTTCGAAGAAAATCAAACGAACAATAAGAAACAAAATGTTAGTTATCAAGGAGGGAACAACGAAAACCAAAACTTTAAAAAGAATCGTGGATGTGCCAAGTGTGGAAGATGGAACCATACTGAGAAAGAATGTCGAATTGGCACGCGAGATTGCTTCAAGTGCGGTATCAAGGATCATCAAATCAGGGATTGTCCGCAAATACATCGAGAGCAAGGTGATAGGAGAAACGATGTGAACAAAGGAAATGGTGGCACTACAAATTTCAACCGGAATCCCTCACGTGGACCAACTTCGAATGGGAGAGTGTTTCTAATGCAAGGGAAAGACGATGATGCAAATGACAACGACGACTTCGCTAGTATGGAGTGA